TAAaaaattacttttaaatgtagaagaaaatagctaacatatcatggcaacttcagtgtaaacaccatggcaattcatgtgcaatagacatgataACTTTTAACCCCGCAAAAAAGTCGTCGAaacatattgatatgagatctagtttcggaGATCTCGTCAtgatggatttaatggtgaaaacggatcttcaatcaaaattttcatttaagagataaaacatttgagaaactgaaaatcaaaaaaaaaattcccacatgcatgcatgcggtcaCATGACACAGTCTGTGTGTTATAAGGCGTGTGAGCGGATGTCACTCCCACCACATGTGTGAGTGTTATCAGCGTGCAAAACCTACCCACAACGATCCCCACAAAAACTGTAGGAAAACAGCTGTCAAGTTGTGGTAAATTCTAATCACCCATGTACAGTAAAAAAATCAAAATTATGTAAAAAGTTAAACTCTACACCCTTTAGTTTCTTAGATTAGTATATGTTGCTAGCCAGTTTTCATCAACCAACAATAGGATAGTTGGGGCACCGCTAGGGTCACCTTTGTTAACCTTAATTAGTGAGAGAGTCTCTCACTGTGCCTTTTTCAATTAAATGAATAAATGGTTGTATATCATATGCTTACAACCCTAGACACTTTGCGTCTAGAGCAAAGTAAGAAAAAGATTGAAAAGAGATTACAAAAGTGGAAATGCAAGGTTTGTGCTTCTCCTTGACCCTATAGGTAAGGAGAGGGAGAACCCAGGAGGAGGAAATTCTCTCCTTCCACTATGGAAGGAGGTAAGGATTCCCTCCTAGTAGGAATCGTCCTAGAGGCCTGCCATGCCCTATGGTGCCTCTTGTGGGCCCTATGGGGACCACTAGGAGTTGTCATCTCATAACGGCGCTTCACAATTTTCTATCACAAATAAAATCCTGAATTATTTGGATGTCTATGGTACCCATTCCGAGACCACCGAAAACATTCCATATTTAGACCCGAACTTTCCGAAATCATGTTATACCTTTCCATAATAGCTAGAACCCAGAAAGTAGTGGCTACTCTTGGGTGTAGTACACCCGAGTtagcaaaaaaattgaaaaaatgtgATCAAACATTGTCCAAAAAATATAAAATTTTGGGACCTGCAACATTATCAGATGTGTGAGGTTCTTGCAAAATTTCATCTAAAAATAGCATATGAGGAGCTCTCACAAAAAATAACAAAATCACTACTCAAACAGTGCACAAAACTTTCAGCAGTGATTTTGTTTTTTTCGTGAGAGCTCCTTGGATGTTATTttttgatgaaacttggcaagaatTTCAAACATACGATAAACTTTGATGtagcaaaatttcagattttttggattttgcttgataaacttttttcaaaattttgctAACTCGGGTGTAGTACACCCGAGAGTAGAAAATCCAATCTCCTTCCGCAACCATCTGAAACACTTACAGAACTATACGTAACTCTTTCGGTGCTCTTTTAACTCATTTCTCATTTCTCCAATAATCAGGACTAGAAACCGTTAAGCGTGTGACCGTACAAGTTTGGAAATAAGTGGACATGTCTCGGAACACCTTCTGGACAATAgttaacagcgggatctggacaccCTTATTAACTCCCGCATATTCACAAAGTTCTCGAGTTAACCATTTTTTATGAATACCATTCCCTTCGCTTCGCGGTACGTTTACAAACCTCGAGGTGAGCTAATCGATATCcccgtgataaactccttgatcaCTATAGCGGTTATCCTCGTTACTAGTTTTGTTCTCTTTACTCGTATTCATGTTCCGTATCCCGTGATCATAATCACAcgtgtctggccagacgataatGACACCCTAACACAGAGTGGTCCCAGAGAGTATCTCTCTATCATGAGAGGTGCAAACCTACTATTGATATCGAGATACACATTTCCGGTATACCTGTAAGTTACTTCTATTTAAGTCCAGTTACAAAAGTGACAATCGGTAACCCCAAAGTAACCATTTGGTATGTTGATATACAATATTCTCATGGGCTAAGGAACTATGCAACCATGAACAAGCTATATGAAATACCTATAACATAACAACGAAGACATCTTTCAATAATTCATAAGTTGGGTCTATCCAACTCCGTTGTTAGCATGACAACAATGTTCTCATATATTGATAGGATACTCACAATGCTCATGATTAGgaaaacaagatcatcatcaatacATGAGATTGTCTTAGAGGCATGATGAGGGATGAATTGGTGTTTACATTTCCACAAATGTATTCAGGTTTTCCATTGAATCTCatattcaagaaccaacacacttgTACAACAGAAATATAAACTTAATAATGAAcatggaaatgacataataacatttttattgcctctagggcagatttCCATCAGTTACAAATTTATGCAAAAATAGTTGTTTCTTCAATCATAATCATTACAATTGTATAACAATTACAAATTTAGCCTTAAAGATAGTCATATATTATAACATCGCAACACAACTAGTTCCCCTGATACAAAAAGATTAGGAGCATTTTTTATGTGCGCTTCCGACCATAGCTCATAATAATTACAATTGTATAGCAATTACAAATTTGGCCTTAAAGATAGACATATATTATAACATCGCAACACAACTAGTTTCCCTAACACAAAAAGATTAGGAGCATTTTTGATGTGCGCTTCCGGCCATAGCTTGGAGCAATCTTGGTACCGGGGGCATTGTGATCTCAACCAGGCCTTCGAGAAATTGAACTACCTGTCCCATTGTTGGCCGATCAAGCTCATCATCCTGGATGCACCAACATGCAACCTTGCAAGCCAGTTCAACCTCATCCAATTTGATGTCGCCATCTAGCTTGTGATCTACCAAACCCTTGATGTCTCCTTTGAGAAGCTTATGTGAGGCATACACAGGGAAATAAACATCAACATTGCCACCACTAGGACATGATGCACATGAGTTCCTCCTTCCAGATATTATTTCCAGCAACACCATCCCGTAGCTATAAACATCGACTTTTGGTGTAATAGGAACACCGCTTATCCATTCAGGCGCAAGGTACCCTGTAGTTCCTCTCATTGTTGTCAATACTCGGCTATAATCCCTTCCTATAAGTTTTGCCATTCCAAAGTCTGCAATTTTTGGAAGGAGTGAAGAATCAAGAAGTATGTTTTCTGGCTTGATATCACAGTGTATGATGCAGTCTCGGCAGCTGTCATGCAAGTAGGCCAACCCTCTTGCAACTCCTAGGCCTATCTGATATCTAGCAGTCCAATTCAACATGGTAGAATTGCTTCGAAATAGATGGACATCAAGAGAGTGATTTGACATGTATTCATAAACAAGCAACCTCTTGGAACCATCACAACAGAAACCAACAAGCTTAACCAAATTGATGTGTTGAACAGCTCCGATTGTGCTCACTTCGGCTCTGAATTGCTTCTCTCCTTGATAAGCACCATCGAGCATCTTCACTGCTACGGCATTGGAGCCCTTTATAAACCCCTTGAATACAGAACCAAAACCGCCTACCCCCAACTTATCTGTGAATTTGTTTGTTGCCCGTTGTAGATCATTGTATCCGAATGCAATGATTCCAGTACAAACTTGAGAATCACTCAGTATCTGACCAGAGTTCTTCTTTTTGTTTCTCTGGATCATTATTAAGAGGATAAGTGCAAATAGGCCTAAAACAAAAACGCCTGTACCAGTGACAATTCCAATAACAATTCCTCTTCTGTTGTTTTTCAAACTTTGTACATCTTTAGCAGAAAGACGGAGGTAAAGAGTTTCTCCGTTAGAATTGGCAGTGCCACTACATGGTAGTGCTCTTATGTTGAGCAATTTATTATGCCACATAGAACATCCATTGTCGCCAAAGGAGTAGGCTGTGCAAGAGCAATTATTCAGGCAAACTTGTGCGCACTCACTTGCACTTGCAGCAGCATCTACTTCTGGGGCATCCTTGGGCAACTTAACACATGGCATAGAATAGAACTTGTCTGTGGTATGCGTTGTGCCTCTATTGCTAATGCAGTCTAACTTAGTCTTCCTCGAGCACCCACCTGCTCGATCT
The sequence above is drawn from the Triticum aestivum cultivar Chinese Spring chromosome 7A, IWGSC CS RefSeq v2.1, whole genome shotgun sequence genome and encodes:
- the LOC123147355 gene encoding G-type lectin S-receptor-like serine/threonine-protein kinase At2g19130, translated to MPPFLIVFTLLSCIHTPANSAATDTILAGQSLAVNDKLISGNGRYALGFFQTEGTTNWYLGIWFNAVPKFTPAWVGNRDNPVKNTTSVELTISHDGNLVILNRSTMSIIWSTQANISRNSTTARLLSTGNLVLTDSSNLSEFLWQSFDHPTDTFFPGAKHGWDKATGLNRRFVSWKSLTDPATGVYYYEVDPAAVDQIVLVALNSSIPYWSSGAWNGKYFSGIPEMAARHSISAKFVHSDKEKYWTYKLVPQYVDPNMLTRHVIDISGQMKTFIWMKGTPDWVMINAQPRDQCDVDAICGPFTICNDNNFPQCNCMEGFTITSPKDWDLEDRAGGCSRKTKLDCISNRGTTHTTDKFYSMPCVKLPKDAPEVDAAASASECAQVCLNNCSCTAYSFGDNGCSMWHNKLLNIRALPCSGTANSNGETLYLRLSAKDVQSLKNNRRGIVIGIVTGTGVFVLGLFALILLIMIQRNKKKNSGQILSDSQVCTGIIAFGYNDLQRATNKFTDKLGVGGFGSVFKGFIKGSNAVAVKMLDGAYQGEKQFRAEVSTIGAVQHINLVKLVGFCCDGSKRLLVYEYMSNHSLDVHLFRSNSTMLNWTARYQIGLGVARGLAYLHDSCRDCIIHCDIKPENILLDSSLLPKIADFGMAKLIGRDYSRVLTTMRGTTGYLAPEWISGVPITPKVDVYSYGMVLLEIISGRRNSCASCPSGGNVDVYFPVYASHKLLKGDIKGLVDHKLDGDIKLDEVELACKVACWCIQDDELDRPTMGQVVQFLEGLVEITMPPVPRLLQAMAGSAHQKCS